In Synergistaceae bacterium, a single genomic region encodes these proteins:
- the rnc gene encoding ribonuclease III, whose protein sequence is MSEIELEPLRRMPKLYEPDVKFLEDELGYTFDDRYLLEEALSHSSFAHEYGFHYNNERLEFLGDSILSFVIARALFKMYPDANEGELTRMRAELVKSDSLYRKAEALRIPFLLLHGHAMKTGELPQSICGNALEALIGAVCLDGGVGSAERVIKKLFLRDAEEQGAGPDPKLNLQMWLQARAMPLPKYELISTKGPSHAPTFEVRLRMCGFEHVESDRTRKGAEAKVADLILHDLREKFGA, encoded by the coding sequence TTGAGTGAAATTGAATTAGAGCCTCTGCGCAGGATGCCTAAACTTTATGAGCCTGATGTGAAATTTCTTGAAGATGAGCTTGGCTATACTTTTGACGATAGATATTTACTTGAGGAGGCTTTGTCTCATTCTTCATTTGCTCATGAGTACGGGTTTCATTATAACAATGAGAGATTAGAATTTCTCGGCGATTCTATATTGAGCTTTGTGATTGCTCGTGCATTATTCAAGATGTACCCGGACGCTAACGAAGGAGAATTAACGAGAATGCGCGCAGAACTCGTGAAGAGCGACTCACTTTATCGCAAGGCCGAGGCTTTGAGAATCCCATTTTTATTGTTGCACGGGCACGCGATGAAGACCGGAGAACTACCGCAGTCAATTTGCGGGAATGCTTTAGAGGCTTTAATCGGCGCAGTTTGTCTTGATGGGGGAGTCGGTTCTGCTGAAAGAGTGATAAAAAAATTGTTCCTCAGAGACGCAGAAGAACAAGGAGCAGGGCCAGACCCTAAATTAAATCTTCAAATGTGGCTGCAAGCGCGCGCTATGCCTTTACCGAAATATGAGCTTATCTCAACAAAGGGGCCTTCACACGCTCCAACGTTTGAAGTAAGACTCAGGATGTGCGGTTTTGAACATGTAGAGTCAGACAGAACGAGAAAAGGTGCAGAAGCAAAAGTAGCTGATTTGATTCTTCACGATTTGAGGGAAAAATTTGGCGCGTAA